A single genomic interval of Arachis duranensis cultivar V14167 chromosome 7, aradu.V14167.gnm2.J7QH, whole genome shotgun sequence harbors:
- the LOC107458692 gene encoding uncharacterized protein LOC107458692: protein MESNKKPTEKEEASNKEVTTSKQTSEKLKEKDDQEKQPQISRKGKETIEGPSQRQKQVEKTFTPPLPYPQRFNKETKDQHFPKLLEVFKKLEINIPLAEALEQMPLYAKFLKELIEKKRSWHEKETILLTEECSALIQKGLSPKLKDPGSFFLPCTIGNISINKAMCDLGASINLMPSSLMKRLCIEEVKSIQMSLELVDKSVVFPKGVTENLLVKVDKFIFPADFVILDLDKEGSDSIILGRPFLTTARAIIDVKQGELTLRMHDESITLNVFPETQHYDEKKECMEINREDLQWKEETNKTLINSLPKQETSNKAEQKEKETEQSNEEKLKEIEVLITEKESPKMQSTVKEEKINTKKKEKQEKGSKGVEEQKGPN from the coding sequence ATGGAAAGCAACAAAAAGCCAACAGAGAAAGAGGAAGCCAGCAACAAAGAAGTGACAACAAGTAAGCAAACATCAGAGAAGCTCAAAGAGAAGGATGATCAAGAGAAGCAGCCACAAATCTCAAGAAAAGGGAAGGAAACAATAGAAGGACCATCTCAAAGACAGAAGCAAGTGGAGAAGACTTTCACACCTCCCTTGCCATATCCTCAAAGGTTCaacaaggaaaccaaggatCAACACTTCCCCAAACTCCTTGAAGTCTTCAAGAAATTGGAGATTAATATCCCTCTGGCTGAGGCATTAGAGCAGATGCCTCTATATGCAAAATTCTTGAAGGAACTTatcgaaaaaaagagaagttgGCATGAGAAGGAAACCATAttgctcactgaagaatgcagtgcattaATCCAGAAAGGGCTTTCCCCAAAACTGAAGGACCCTGGAAGTTTTTTcctaccttgcaccattggcaacATAAGCATCAATAAAGCAATGTGTGACCTaggagctagcatcaatctaatgCCCTCGTCTCTGATGAAAAGGCTATGCATAGAGGAGGTAAAGTCCATACAGATGTCACTAGAGCTAGTGGACAAGTCTGTGGTGTTTCCCAAAGGTGTGACTGAAAACCTTTTGGTCAAAGTGGATAAGTTTATATTCCCtgcagactttgtgattctgGACCTAGATAAGGAAGGAAGTGATTCCATCATactaggaagaccattcttgaCTACAGCAAGGGCTATTATAGATGTGAAACAAGGGGAATTGACCTTGAGAATGCATGATGAAAGTATTACTCTAAATGTCTTTCCAGAAACACAGCACtatgatgaaaagaaagaatGCATGGAGATCAACAGAGAAGACTTACAGTGGAAGGAAGAAACCAACAAGACACTCATTAATTCCCTtccaaagcaagaaacaagcaaCAAGGCAGAACAAAAGGAGAAGGAGACTGAGCAGAGTAATGAGGAAAAGCTAAAAGAAATTGAAGTGTTAATCACTGAGAAGGAAAGTCCCAAAATGCAGTCCACTGTCAAAGAAGAAAAGATCaacacaaaaaagaaagaaaagcaagaaaaaggctcAAAAGGGGTGGAAGAACAAAAAGGTCCCAACTGA